CTCGATTGATAAGCTTCTTCGTCTACGACTCGGATCAGCTGTGCAGCAGCGATCCGGCGCGAGGTTACATAAACGGCAAACGCCCGAACCTCTGCGGCTGTGTCATCGGCTAACTATTAGATGTCATTAGCTTAGCCCCCGATAGAGTTACAGTGCAGAGTCGAGGTGCGAACTGCGTATCACTGCCGTTCCGTTGCCGTCGCGTCTTTCCCCCACCGTGTGTACATAAAACACATTTCCCTGCGCATAGTTATTACATAACCTCCCCACCGAAGCAGGCGCATTTTCAATTGCCAAAAACTGCTGCTCCAGATGCAGGGGGCTGCCGCAGATTGTGTTCtggcattgcattggttgtcATATTATGCAATCCTAGCCATGAAACTCGGATGCAGAAGTGCCTTCACACCAAAATCTACACACCACGACGGGCGGACGTGACGGCAGCGCAGGGGATTTCGCTTTGATTTCTGCACTTACTTTTGCAAAAACGCACGGGCGCGTATGTAACATTTTGGCGTGCAGCGGCACGAAGCGCCATGCGTCCACAGATCGATGCCATAGTTCGTTTCGCGAAAATTTGTGGTTCCTAAAAATTGAACACCAAAAATTCTTTCGTAATTTTTCACACAGCGAGACTTAAGGACAGTGTGCAGCAGTACCGCGATGGCAGGTGTTGTGAAACGCTCAACAGTGTTCAGAGGTTACCAGACTGGCAGGACACTGTGCTGCCACTTGAACCGCTAGATGGCGCACAGTTGTCCGGGCAACGGAAAAAtgcaaaacaaacgaaaaggAAATTTATTATAATCTGAGAGTAAAGATGTCTAATAAACCCATTATCTGCTTTGATACATCCAAAAATGAGCGATTTCAAATATCGGACAACTATAAAATGCTTCACCGCAAGCTGAAGGTCAACTGGAACGTGGAACAGTCAGTATAACGGCAAAAGATTCGAATTTAAATggtaaacaaaaaatattgAACACCCTTAGAAGCGATGCCGAACTGCAAAAAGGGCACCTTTCGCGTGCCAAGATATTCGTCCTGGCTGGCCCCCAGGATCGCTTCACCGAGGATGAGTTCGAAGTGCTCAAACACTATGTGGAGGTGGACGGAGGCAGTCTGTTGGTTCTCCTTGGCGAGGGCGGCGAACAGGAGTTCAACACGAACGTAAATTTTTTTCTGGAGCAGTACGGGATCTACATCAACGGGGACAATGTGGTGCGACCGCACTACTACAAGAATTTTCATCCCAAAGAGTGCATTGTGGGTGGTGGAGTGGTCTGCGAGTCCATGTGGCGACACCTCATCAAGCTGGACATTGAGAAGGTCGACTACGACTTCAGCGACGAGAAGTACAAGATACACTTTCAGTATCCCTACGGAGCCACCCTGAATATCTCCGAGCCAGCCAATGTCCTGCTCACCACAGGCCCCGTGGTGTATCCCTTCAATCGTCCACTGGCGGGCTACTATACCAATGGCAAAGGCGGAAAGATCTTGGCCATTGGCTCGGGCTACATCTGGCATGATAAGTATTTGCAGGACAAGACGAATGACGCCATGCTGGAGTATATATTGAAGCTCTTGGGAGGAGATGGGATAAGCTACACGCACTTGGACTTTAACGATGTGGAGGTGAGCGGAGAAAGCTGTGTGTGGAGTGTACACCTAGTTCTAAATCTCGATTCCGTCTGCAGCTCAGCGACAACAAGCACTTTACGGATCTGGCCTTCCTGGCGGACATGCCCAAGGCCTGTCTGATCGACTCGATCGGCACCGAAATGCCCACGGACTTCAAGCAAATGTTCGACATGGAGATGTGCGCGCTGAGCAACCGCCTGCTGAAGGATGTCATCGATACGTACGAGCAACTGCACGTGAAATACGAGCCGCTGAGGATCATCAAGCCGCAGTTTGAGATCCCATTGCCCAACCTCCAGTTGGCCACATTTCCGCCCATCTTCAGCGAGCCGCCAGCCCCACCGCTGGAGCTGTACGATCTGGATGAGACCTTCAGTGGGGCACGCTCACAGTTGGCACACATGACGGGCCAGTGCATGCAGGCCCTCCAGTCCAAGGAGCCAGCGCGGCGCAGCCTCAACCAACGGGAACTGGAGAACTACGTGAAAGAGTGCGCCAGGATAACGGCCATTGTGGAGGAACAGCAAGACATGCCAGCCCGCGAGATACTCAACATTGTGGCCCGCCAGATAGTCAGCTACAGGCCATATGCGGAGGATTAGCTCGCCAGACCAGACAGCGGTGATCCGATTACCCATCTGCCATCCAGCCAGAGCGGCACATTCCGCGCAACGACTGGACTGGTGCATTTCGGGCAAATCAGCAGAAATTTTGTTAATTTGAATTATAAAATAATGAAAACCAAGTACGTTTTATGTAAACATGTTGGCGACTCGTATTCAAACATGGCGGGCGAAAGCCAAGAACCTTCCTTCAGAACGGTCCTCCACTACTGCACTCCACCTCTTGGCCGCGACTTCTACTTGAATTACACCCAAAATTTTTAGAGTGGGGAAACACTAAACCTGTGGGAAGTAAAGCTATATAGCTGCGATTATGAAATGCTCTCCCATCATTTACTACAAAAATTGTTGTTTGCTTAACAcaattaattatatttattaatatttccCCCCGGATGCACTCGCTCCCCTCAGGAGGCCTCGAGAGAGGCTCTGTTGCTCCTCTTCTGCTTTTAGGTGTCGACAATTTGTTTCCGTCTGCCAGAGGGGACGACTCTGCTAATTGAGCGAGGGGATGGCCGTCTAAGGAGGGGAAGGgaaatgtgtgtgtgaaaCCACTAGTTAATGCATGTCACAACAAATGTTGTCATCAATCTGGGAGCCGATCCCCAGGGGCCCACCGATAGACAGAGCGAAAGAATCCTGTAAAAAAATCATTGCACAACTGGCGGTTGTAAATTCTCTTTTTCTATTCCAAATGTGGACATCAATTCTCTGGAGCTTACGAGGATGTGGATGTTGTAGAACAGTTGTGGAACTGTAAAGAATCGTGTTTTAATGGTTAAATTTATAGAAACTCATGGGATGTTTTAATCTGTTACCTGCAATAACCTTATATTTCCCCATCCATTAACTATCTTCTGGCCCTGTTCTGGCAGTTGTGGATCCACAAACGACGGCTGTTCAATCAATCAATATTGGAAATTCCCACACCTCAGACGGACGGGAGCTCCATCTGCGGTGGTTCGCCATTTTGTTTGCTATTTCTGTTCAGTTTTTTCTTGTCTCAAGTTGACCGCTAAATATAACGTATAACGTATAACGTTGGACAGTTAAGCCGTGGAACCGCTGCTGCCGTGCTGCTGCCGAGGAGCAGTACGGTACGCGGTTCGGTTCGAATCGGCTCGGTGCTGGCTTCGGGGGTGCAGTAATCTGTCAGTGTAAAAGAGGTTAGGCTGAAATCCGATATGGGGCAAGTAGGAAGTTACCTTGAGTGCATTTCTATACGTAGTCGCACGTATTGACAGTGACAATGCCCGTCGCAAGTCCAAGTTGCAGTTCATTCATGGTTTCAGGCCACCAAAGCAAACAGGTTCACAGGCTCAGAGCCAGAGCTAGCGTTCTCTCTCCGCACAGAAGCCGCACAAGTATTTCCACCAGCAAAGGTTCCTCCAACTCCAACTGCGACTCCAGTCTCCTCCCTCAGCCATCTGCCTGCGGAATGCATTTCCATTTACTGTCTGGGCGATTTTCGTCCATCGATCGATTTTGTTTATCGAGCAAATCCATTGGCCAACCCAACGAACCCAGCTGTATTTGCGGCATCACTTCCGTTCCAGCCAAAACACTCTGCAAATATGTGAATGAGGAAAAGTCTTGACTTTTCAAGAGGTTTGTTTGACTTTTCATCGGAGCAGTGCAGGGCATCCCTTTGTTTGGTGTCTGCCGCCCTCCAGCTGGGATTTTTTCCTTATTTATAAATTAGTTATGTTTCCAAACTGTCCAACATTTGTcacctgtgtgtgtgttagggGGGGAAATTCCGGGAAAACCCTCATGGTGGCTTGATGCGGGTCGTCGCGACatcattttaattaaattacagcAACCAAAACGTGCGACACTATAATAATTTGTATTCATTGTCAAAAATGGGCAATCATAAAAAACAACACGTCTGCATCGCAGCCGCTTAAGACAGAAGGGGAAAGGGGTGGGAGGCAGGGCGAGATGTCTGGTCAGCAGACGACACCCTcggggcacacacacatgctGCTCCCACATGCATTCCCCTCCCCCTGAAAGAGAATGTAACAATCAATTAACAGGGCAGATAGGTTAAGGTTGCAGACTCGAATTAACCCGTGCGTGTGAGTGGCTGTTGCTACAGGGACTTACTACTTGGAGCGCTCTAAAGTGCGATTTTTGGGATGAATTttgaatatacatatgttttACTAGATGATAATAATATGAGGAGAGATTCAAATACGAACTTTGTTATATTGCAATTATGAATGCTTTTGATATTTAAGAATTTTCTATGGTTTTCCAAATCTCAATGCTTTTTATGCCCTGTGCAATTGTATTATACTGAGatattcattcattcatatTGATTTAGCTCCAAATATAAAAATTTTCTAATAGTTTTCTTAAATTCTTAGTGGTTTCCTATGCCTTTAGGAACTTAAGAGCCTTGAATCAACTGGTATCCCAGAATGTTGTCATCTGTCATCTTTGTTTCCCC
The sequence above is a segment of the Drosophila miranda strain MSH22 chromosome 4, D.miranda_PacBio2.1, whole genome shotgun sequence genome. Coding sequences within it:
- the LOC108162686 gene encoding intraflagellar transport protein 52 homolog, translating into MSNKPIICFDTSKNERFQISDNYKMLHRKLKVNWNVEQSDAELQKGHLSRAKIFVLAGPQDRFTEDEFEVLKHYVEVDGGSLLVLLGEGGEQEFNTNVNFFLEQYGIYINGDNVVRPHYYKNFHPKECIVGGGVVCESMWRHLIKLDIEKVDYDFSDEKYKIHFQYPYGATLNISEPANVLLTTGPVVYPFNRPLAGYYTNGKGGKILAIGSGYIWHDKYLQDKTNDAMLEYILKLLGGDGISYTHLDFNDVELSDNKHFTDLAFLADMPKACLIDSIGTEMPTDFKQMFDMEMCALSNRLLKDVIDTYEQLHVKYEPLRIIKPQFEIPLPNLQLATFPPIFSEPPAPPLELYDLDETFSGARSQLAHMTGQCMQALQSKEPARRSLNQRELENYVKECARITAIVEEQQDMPAREILNIVARQIVSYRPYAED